In Setaria italica strain Yugu1 chromosome I, Setaria_italica_v2.0, whole genome shotgun sequence, the genomic window ATCAGATTTATTTCGATCTTGTTGACTTATCCCTAACTTTTGTGTTCTGTGACAGGGCTTTCATTCTATACATCCGAAAAAACCTTACGGGCAGCCTTTGAGCCTTTTGGTGAGCTGGTAGAAGGTTTGTGATTGCACTGCTGAATGTTTTGTATCGGTTCATTGATGTCTTTGCGTTCCAGATGCTGATCCATTGAACTGTTCTGTTACATACAGTAAAGATAATAATGGACAAGATATCAAAAAGATCAAAAGGGTACGCCTTCATAGAATACACTACTGAGGAAGCTGGAGGTGCTGCCCTGAAAGCAATGAATGGACAGGTCGGAGACTAAAATCTTATGTTACTGGCTTACTGCAACTGTTTTAACGGTTCTGGATATTCATGCACCTCTTGAAACTCACGGCTATGCTTTTGTTTGCAGATAATAAATGGCTGGATGATAGTTGTTGATGTTGCTAAAACCAGATCAAGAGATCATCAATCCGGTCGACCTAATCAAACATTTAGGCCACCCTACCATTCGAGATAACTGTTTGATGTACAGAAGAACTAAGCAGCTGTAGAGTAGAGATAAGCGACCACAATCTGGGGCATGTCGAGCTGCCTGTTCTGATTGCAGTTCAGTGCCCTTATCTTTTGCTAATTGCTGGAGGATACTTCCAGCTAAATATAAATGCAGCTAAAGTGTACAATTACTAACATCTACTAAAAcaatttattcaaaattttcagtGACTACTTCAAGAGTCTGGATAGATATGTTATATTTATTCTCGCAGGAAAAACATAAACATAAATCTGTATTTATGATGCATCTTTTATTAAGCAATGACACTCTTCCTCCAGAGAAATTCATTACAGTTGTTCAGAAAGAGCTGGTGCTGTTCTCTTCCACCATATCCTTCCAGCTTCCATCTAGTCTAGACGACGAAAGCTCGCCCTTCTCTTACACAAACGATGTCTCCCCTCTCCCGTCCAAATTGGACTGCAGATCGCTCGCTGACAGCCTTTCCGCCGTTACAGAGGAGGCCATGAACCGCGTGCGGCAACTTCCGCCGGGTTGCAGGTGGTGGGGCTGCTCAGGCTCAGGTGACCGGAGTAGCGGAGCTGCTGCAGTTGCATGGTACCATTGCAGTTCAGTGTTCTTGCCTTGTGCTAATTGCTGGAGGATACTCCCAGGACAATATGTCACTGTGTACAAGCTAGCACTAACATCTACAAAGAAAGTTGTTCTCTGATACAACATTGTTCTTGGTCACGAGATGGAATAGATAATTACAGTTCTTCAGAAAGAGGGAACGGTTCAGATTCATATGCAGATGACGTCAAATTATGTTTCAAATCTTCCAACATCTGATAAATACTCTCGCTTTCCGTATGCAACTTGTCTGCAGTGGCAAAGGAATGCACACTTCCATCTACCTCGATCCAGCTAAGCCCAGGTTTCTTCGTTACTCGATGctcctccatcctcctcctcgtcttcttcAAGTCCTCCCATTGTTTCGCTCGTGCATATGTGTTCGATAGCAGCACATATGAGCTGCCATGGCTTGGTTTTGCGTCTGCCAACCTCGAAGCAGCCAACTCTGCCATCTCGACATTGCCATGGCTACGGCAGGCTGCTAGTAGCGAGCTCCAGATTACAAAACCAGGATCTTCAGGTAGATTGCTGGCAAGATCGAAGGCCTCCTCCAAGAACCCAGCACGGCCAAGGAGATCAACCAAGCAGCCATAGTGCTGGATAGTTGGCTTGATGCCCATGCTCCTCATTAGGCTGAAGTACTTGAAGCCTTCGTCCACAAGCCCGCCATGGCTACAGGCATTCAAGACGCCCACAAAGGTGACACCATTAGGTTCAATGCCCAGTTGCCTCATCTCACCGAACAACGATAGTGCCATCTCTGGGAGGCCATGTGCTGCAAAACCAGTGATCACAGACGTCCAATGCTCCACGTTCTTGTTGCTGACGCTTGAGAAGCAACTGTGTGCAGCATCCATGCTCCCGCACCTTGTGTACATGTTGATCAGCGCAACACCAAGAGCACCATCGAGTGATAACTCTCGCCGAATAACATACCCATGCGCACTCCTCCCAAGTCCAAGCAGACCAATGTCCCGGACCGCTGATATAAACCCAACCATTGTGGCCTCATCTGCCGCCATACCATAAACCACAGTCATCTCGACAAACAAGTCCACTGCTTCCTGCGCCCACCCCTGCCTTGCAAACCCAGTGATTATGGTGTTCCAAGAAACCACATTGCGCTGCGGCATTTCAACAAACACTTTCCAGGCAGCGTCCAAGTCGTCGACTCTGACGAGCGCATCCAGCAGCACGTTCCAGGTGACCACAGTCCTGTCCGACATTCCGTCGAACACCTTCCGCGCGTCGCCCACGCGTCCGAGCCTCGCGTAGGCGCGGACCAGGGAGGTGCACGCGCGGACGTCGGAGACGGCCCGCGGGACGCCGCACTTGACGAGGAGCGCGTGGATCTGCTCGGCctcagccgcggcggcgggcaggcgcGCGCAGGCGGCGAGCGCGGGTAGCAGCGCCGGGTTGGCGTCGAGGGCGCGCCCCGCGAGGTGGTGCGCGCGGAACGCGCGGAGCGCGGCGCGGCATCGGGGAGCGGTGGCGTTGGAGACAGGCTTGGAGGGTCGGGGACTTGGCGGGAAACCTGAGGTGGTGGGGGAGAGCATCGAGAGAACCAAGTTGTTCATGGAAGTGCCTCGACGCCCCGCGCTCCATCACAACGTggaaaaggatgaaggataAAGCAGCATatccttattttcttttcattacaGAGTTTTCCCACAGCAAGTTTTTCTCCTCGCTATGGATAGAGTAGCGTTTCCGGTGGCCAATTTGGAACTGATAAAAGATGAAGTAACCTCGGCATATTTTTCTCATTGACGAAATAAACAAAAACACAAAAATTTTAGTGACCATTTTAGAGCTGAGAAAAGATGAATTATCCGCAGCTATATTTTTCTCAATGTCGCCTAAAACAAAGAACATAAGATTTTCAATTTCCAACATTCATATGGTTAACACTACCGATATAGGTCGCTTAAGTGTATTTCCACGTCTGATTTGGAATCAATTAGAAAAATATGCCCATACGTAGAACGAGCAACGACCATATAGATATAGTGTCACTTGCAATTACAGTATTTTAAGAACATTGTATTACATTgtcaaaaaaatcataaaacaaaacaacaaattCAGATGCATCATATAAAAAAATGGTCACATATCAAATTCCttcaaggaaagaaaaaagaatgactTGCGATGTTCCAAACTTTACAACTACCGTCACTGCCGTCCCAGCGGAGAGTTGCACATTGCATGGAAAAAGCTGAAGCCCTATTCTTCAAACAAATTGTGTCTGCACTAAACCTCACAAATACTGCTGAATTTTCCCTCCACGTGCACTATCTTTCTTTCCACCAATGGACAAGCCTGCACAAGAGGATTGAGGGTGCCTTTGGTTAAGCTTTTGTGAGCTCCTTTTGCTTCTCAAAAGCTAAAAGCCAACCAAAAGGCTACCCAACTCATAGGTGATTTGGACAAAAGCAACTTCCTCCTTAGTACAAAATCTACAGCCGCTCGGCTCCTGCTTCCTCCGGCTGTGGAACGGTAATTTTgaagaaattacccaccactggtTACGAGGTACCATTCGTTTTCTTTTCCGCGGTCTCCTCTTGATCCCCCTCTCGTTCCTGAAAGAAGACAaaggcgcggcggcgccccgcAGCCCACTCCGATGGCCCCCTCAACCGAGCTCCGACGACGCTCCTCTTCCATCTCCGGcgggcctcctccctccctttgtCTTCtgggcgacgcggcggcgggcatCCTTGCAGGATCGACGGCAGACACCTGCAGATCCAGCGGCCGCCCTTTGCACTCTGGCGGCACCTATCTCCgggccccctcctctcctcccagcGGTGCAtcttgtcggcggcggcgcaataGGAGGCCAACGGTGCTTCTGCTGCCGAGGCTGGCAACACAATAGGGAAGAGGCGGGGGACGGGCCCCTTTTCTCCttcggcggcgcccctcctaACTGGCGAGCATGAGCGCAGGGAAGGGTTGGCGGCTGCCAGCGGGCGCGGGGACGGGCCCCTCTTCTCCTCCGGTTCCTGGATGGTGAGCACGAGCGTAGGgaaggggcggtggcggccggcgggcatGGGGACGGGCTCCTCCTAGCACTCCCGAGGAGGTCAACGTCGGCAGCTCCAATGCGGGTCTTCGCCTGGCTTGCTCCCAAGCGACAGGTCCTTGAGCCcccggcggctggcgcgggcacGGCTCCTGTCCCGACCCCGGTCCCGGCAGCGCAACCTCCTCCTCGAGCCCTGGCGAGCCCCCTTCCCTGATTGCGGCGAGCCCCCTCCCCTAACTACGACGAGCCCGACGCTATCCCTGCCGAAGAAGAAGGGCTGACGTGCAGTGTCCGCTCGTCGGTGAGAGAGGGAAAGGGTTGAGTGGGGTGGActgtggatgacatgtggggtccGCTCGTGAGTGTTTCCTAAAAGCCACACTTGTTCCACCACACggcttttccacagcccataGCTCACAGCTACGTTTTCAACCCACAACTCACAGCTACTTTTTCAAAAACCACAGCTCAACCAAAGCCTAACACACCCTGAGAATCCATCATTGCACTctaaaatttagaaaactgTTTATTTTTATCCACTCATGCACTAATAATTACAAGTCAATCCATTATTGCGCAGATATATAGAAgtcatataaaaaaaatgaaggatgCAAGCGTTTTTTTTAATCACGGGATCAGTAGTAAAAGAATGATCCAAGGATTTCAGTATCATCTAGTCAACATAAAATATTTTGGTGTCGCCACCACCAACCACCACAGATACCATCACATCTTGCTCAATTATAGGCTAACTATCTAAGTTAATTTAAATTAGGATGACAAATCATGAGGAGTTGCATTTTTCAACCCAAAACAATATATGATTTGATCAAATATTACCTGGTTAATGCTATGCATGCATATAAAAAATAACAATAGCATACCTCACAGAAATGATAAATGATAGGTACCGTGTCCAAGAAATTGTAGTTGCTCCAGCGTAAGCATCTTCATTTCAGAGAtataggcctggtttggttactttacttatttttaagcacccgtcacatcgaatgtttagacactaattaggagtattaaacgtagactatttacaaaaccgattacataagtggaggctaaacagcaaGAACAAGATAGTACCACTAATTCCTAGATCCAAGCTCCGTGGAGGGCAACGGAACAGATATGGGTCCCCGGCTTTAGCCAGGAAATCAGCTTGTTCTACTGCATAGTGAAGAGAACTAAAATTTCAGCCAAAAGGAACTGAAAAAGTATACCGCATAGGTTACAACGTCTGGGTCATTTCTGTTGGGATTCATTTGATGTGGGGATACCAAGGTGCGACATGAAATGTTGAGGATCCGGNNNNNNNNNNNNNNNNNNNNNNNNNNNNNNNNNNNNNNNNNNNNNNNNNNNNNNNNNNNNNNNNNNNNNNNNNNNNNNNNNNNNNNNNNNNNNNNNNNNNTGacatgtgttgctacagtaaacatttgctaatgatggattaattaggcttaatagattcgtctcgccgtttagcctccacttatgtaatgggttttgtaaatagtctacgtttaatactcctattagtgtctaaacatttgatgtgacacgtgcttaaaaataagcaaaggaaccaaacaggcccatacATCAGATTGTTAAGCAACTTATTAATGATACTATAATATCCAAATCAAGGATGCGACGTGTCACAGGCAGTCGAGGAGCAACCAAATATCAATATATTCAGTAGATCATTTACCTTGCTTTGCACAAACATGGAGGTAGAAAGAGAACGGCGGCAGGCAAAGGCGGCTATGCAGGAGCACAGCGGTGACGATACGTGTGCGGGACTAATATTGGTGTGATTCTTTCTGATAATGGaactaatattttattttaaaaagagAATTACTGTGTAGAACTCACAGTTTTATTTATAATATGGTTAAAACAATATCGTACATTATAATCTATACTTTGGTTTTACAATTTCGTGGTCAATGACATTAGGCAAGTGTACTTTAAATTGTTCAGACTAAAACTGGCAAGATTCATCACCTGTGAGAAACCAGGTGGGGTTCCAAAGCTAAAGAGATGGTTCCTAGTTGACATGCACATCAAATAAGCTATATTGAATTGAGGCGCACATTGCAAAGCCTTTGCCAGGTTTAACAAATATGCTAATTGTACTGGCTGGATTTCAGAATCTGACATCAATACAAAGGATGCCCGTTCAAGAGATGCCATACGAGTATTTAGAAAGGACACATGAGATGATTGGCTACATTTAGTGCATAAATAGCATAGGTCAGGCAGATTATATGTTCCTTTCCTCATAAGAAcatatcaatacaacaaatgtTAGACACCAAATAAGACTGAGAGATGCACATAGCTTCAGATTTCCTCATAATAGATTGTTGAGGTTTCACAAATCACAAACAGAATAAAGAAAAGAACTCTGTAGGAATCAAAATTGCAAGGAAGCTTACATTAACATCAACACTACACCATCATCATTACTTGAACACGAATTAATACCATGGAAAAAGTCTATGCGCGCGCGAGTCAAAAGAAATGTTAGTTTGTAAATTTCAGTGATTTTAATGCCTAGCAGTCTAGCACTGTAGTAAGCTGGACCAAAATCAATGGGTTGCTCACGGAGAAGGATAACATGGGATAGTATATGTTCTTTTACATGTCTCACTGTAGGTAACTTCTAAAATCTGTGTTAAAACATCTGAATCCATAGAGTGCCTCTTTCCTGTTGTAACCTCTCAAGGAAAATTTTCTGTGTCATCAAGTTTGTACCTTGTTTATCGCTTGATCATATAGCCTGATAGACCATCTTTAGTTCGCAGCCAATTGTTCCCATAATTTGATCATGCTGACCAGAATTGGCAAATATTTCATTTGCATCCAAATGTTTAACAACATTAAAATGTTACATTAAATAGCTGGCGGAAATTTTGACATGCCGCAAGAACAAACACTGCAGATTTAATGGTTGTATAGGTGACAGAAAGGTTTTGAGACAAGCGAAAATATGTATATGTAACACTGAGCCCTCTTATGTTGGGAAGCAAATGTCAACGGATGAAGTCTAAAAATCATGTAGGCATAGCAAAAAAACATGTTTTCCATCGTAAGCTAGTACCTAAACTTCGGATGGAGTCTTTGCATCAATTGACAGTGCGTGCAAGCCAGTCTTAAGCTCATCCTGCAGGAGATCATACACAGCCCTGTGCCTCTTGAGCAAGCTCTTCCCCTCAAATTCCTTCGACACCACCCTCACATTGAAATGTGTCTCCCCATTGCTACCAGCCACCCCAGCATGGCCCTTGTGGAGGTGCGATATGTCCTCAATCTCCAACTCCACGGGCGACAGCGCGCGCTCCAGACTCTCCCTTATCCTCTCTTTCCTCCCACCCCCCAAAGAAGAACCATTCCCTTCAACAAAATTATCTGGAACTTCCACCAATTGTTCCTCCTCATTAGGCATATCTGCCACCGATTTCTCCTCCTCTTGCACACCGAACGCGGCAAATTCGGACCCTTTGTTCTCCATGCCATTGGCACGTGGTTCTGCAACCTCTTGGACTGATTGTTGGCCCGTCGTCGAGTCACCGCCGGTGTCTCCGGCGATCTCAAGGGCCTTGAGCTTCATGAGGTTGAGCATGTTGAGCAGACCACTGTTCCTGGAGGGCGAGAGGCTCTGCCTTATCCCCAACAGCTCAATGAACTCCACGGGCACCTTGGCCACATCCGCCGCGGGCGCACCGGAGAGCCCGAGCACGAGCAGCGCGGCCAGGCCCTTGGTGAGCTGCGCGTCGGAGTCGGCGTGGAACCTGacgctgcggccgccgccgtcgccctcctCCGGCTCGGCGTGGACCCAGACCTGGGAGACGCACCCCCGGACGCGGTTGGAATCGGTCTTGAGCGCCGGGTCCATGGGCGGCAGCCGCGAGGCGTAGGCGAGGAGCTGCTTGTACCGGGTGCGCGCGTCGGGGACGGACTGGAAGAGGCCGACGATGTCGCGGAGCGCTGGGGGTAGCTGCGACGGGTCtacggagccggagccggagcccgatggggaggaggaagtggtggagggggacggggaggccgCGGACCGGGCTGTGAGGCGCTGGAATGAGATGGGGGAGTAGA contains:
- the LOC101757490 gene encoding pentatricopeptide repeat-containing protein At3g22690, with amino-acid sequence MNNLVLSMLSPTTSGFPPSPRPSKPVSNATAPRCRAALRAFRAHHLAGRALDANPALLPALAACARLPAAAAEAEQIHALLVKCGVPRAVSDVRACTSLVRAYARLGRVGDARKVFDGMSDRTVVTWNVLLDALVRVDDLDAAWKVFVEMPQRNVVSWNTIITGFARQGWAQEAVDLFVEMTVVYGMAADEATMVGFISAVRDIGLLGLGRSAHGYVIRRELSLDGALGVALINMYTRCGSMDAAHSCFSSVSNKNVEHWTSVITGFAAHGLPEMALSLFGEMRQLGIEPNGVTFVGVLNACSHGGLVDEGFKYFSLMRSMGIKPTIQHYGCLVDLLGRAGFLEEAFDLASNLPEDPGFVIWSSLLAACRSHGNVEMAELAASRLADAKPSHGSSYVLLSNTYARAKQWEDLKKTRRRMEEHRVTKKPGLSWIEVDGSVHSFATADKLHTESESIYQMLEDLKHNLTSSAYESEPFPLSEEL
- the LOC101761524 gene encoding sufE-like protein 1, chloroplastic/mitochondrial — protein: MASAASTAATGAPLRLLSSSSARLSKPILPRPHCLTLYSPISFQRLTARSAASPSPSTTSSSPSGSGSGSVDPSQLPPALRDIVGLFQSVPDARTRYKQLLAYASRLPPMDPALKTDSNRVRGCVSQVWVHAEPEEGDGGGRSVRFHADSDAQLTKGLAALLVLGLSGAPAADVAKVPVEFIELLGIRQSLSPSRNSGLLNMLNLMKLKALEIAGDTGGDSTTGQQSVQEVAEPRANGMENKGSEFAAFGVQEEEKSVADMPNEEEQLVEVPDNFVEGNGSSLGGGRKERIRESLERALSPVELEIEDISHLHKGHAGVAGSNGETHFNVRVVSKEFEGKSLLKRHRAVYDLLQDELKTGLHALSIDAKTPSEV